From Glycine max cultivar Williams 82 chromosome 11, Glycine_max_v4.0, whole genome shotgun sequence, the proteins below share one genomic window:
- the LOC100788082 gene encoding probable transcriptional regulator RABBIT EARS: MEESQYLLWIRRKQMLKSHIQQPFGTNNNSSSWEERAFAEDAARILGGCIWPPRSYSCNFCKREFRSAQALGGHMNVHRRDRARLKQSLSHHHNELALQHHHKNDCTVATSKVSSSRPSTISIQENCYHHQPTMSSYSSSIGWGHHHHNMGSSDSEPKEQVTAREEFLKGLGCNDFFETSLSVGQSAVVFGQKLPTTTDHSCGDEGISYKRSKTSMAPLPAVFLKPCSNDRNLTFQSAEFVLGVKPGMEDLDLELRLGKPQKVI; encoded by the exons ATGGAGGAATCACAGTACTTGCTGTGGATCAGGAGAAAACAAATGTTGAAGTCACATATTCAGCAACCATTTGGAACCAACAACAACTCATCATCATGGGAGGAAAGGGCCTTTGCAGAAGATGCTGCTAGGATACTTGGTGGGTGCATATGGCCTCCACGGTCTTACTCATGCAATTTCTGTAAAAGAGAGTTTAGGTCTGCTCAGGCTCTAGGGGGACACATGAATGTGCACAGGAGGGACAGGGCTAGACTCAAACAAAGCCTTAGTCACCACCATAATGAATTAGCCCttcaacatcatcacaaaaatgatt GTACAGTTGCAACAAGCAAAGTCTCATCTTCTAGGCCTTCAACTATATCTATCCAAGAAAATTGTTATCATCATCAGCCTACCATGTCTTCTTATTCTTCCTCAATTGGGTGGGGACACCATCATCACAACATGGGGTCTTCTGATTCAGAACCAAAAGAGCAAGTGACTGCAAGGGAAGAGTTTTTAAAAGGTTTGGGTTGTAATGATTTTTTTGAAACAAGTTTGTCTGTGGGACAAAGTGCAGTAGTGTTTGGCCAAAAATTGCCAACAACAACTGATCATTCATGTGGGGACGAAGGCATCAGTTATAAAAGATCAAAAACTTCTATGGCTCCTTTGCCTGCTGTTTTCCTCAAGCCATGTTCAAATGATAGAAACCTAACTTTTCAGTCCGCTGAATTTGTACTTGGAGTCAAGCCTGGAATGGAAGACTTGGATCTTGAACTCAGGCTGGGGAAGCCACAGAAAGTTATTTAG
- the LOC100819646 gene encoding tropinone reductase homolog isoform 1 (isoform 1 is encoded by transcript variant 1), which yields MANPEGSSRGSRWSLKGTTALVTGGTRGIGHAVVEELAEFGATVYTCSRNEEELNACLKEWKEKGFSVSGLVCDASSPPHRENLIQQVASAFNGKLNILVNNVGTNVRKPTIEYTAEEYSKLMATNLDSTYHLCQLAYPLLKASGNGSIVSISSVASQTSVGSGAIYAATKAAIDQLTKYFACEWAKDNIRSNGVAPWYTITSLVEPLLANKQLVSEIISRTPIKRMAETHEVSSLVTFLCLPAASYITGQIVSVDGGFTANGFQPSMRIS from the exons ATGGCGAACCCTGAAGGCAGTAGCAGAGGCTCTAGATGGTCCCTTAAGGGAACCACTGCTCTCGTTACTGGAGGAACGCGTGGAATTGG GCACGCTGTGGTGGAGGAACTAGCGGAGTTTGGTGCCACAGTGTACACTTGTTCGAGGAATGAAGAAGAGCTGAATGCATGCTTGAAGGAGTGGAAAGAGAAGGGATTTTCGGTTTCTGGGTTGGTTTGTGATGCGTCTTCTCCACCCCATAGAGAGAACCTCATTCAACAAGTGGCCTCTGCTTTCAACGGCAAGCTCAACATACTT GTAAACAATGTTGGAACAAATGTGAGGAAGCCGACAATTGAGTATACAGCCGAAGAATATTCAAAATTGATGGCAACTAACTTGGACTCCACATACCATTTGTGCCAACTTGCATATCCTCTTCTTAAAGCATCTGGAAATGGAAGTATTGTGTCCATTTCCTCTGTTGCAAGTCAGACAAGCGTAGGTTCTGGAGCCATTTACGCAGCAACTAAAG CTGCTATTGATCAGCTTACCAAATATTTTGCTTGTGAATGGGCAAAAGACAATATAAGGAGCAACGGTGTTGCACCCTGGTATACCATAACTTCACTTGTGGAACCT tTGCTTGCGAACAAACAGCTTGTTAGTGAGATAATATCTCGAACGCCGATAAAGCGGATGGCAGAAACACATGAAGTTTCATCCTTGGTGACTTTCCTTTGCCTGCCAGCAGCATCCTACATCACTGGACAGATTGTTTCAGTTGATGGAGGATTCACTGCTAATGGATTTCAACCCAGCATGAGAATTTCTTAA
- the LOC100819646 gene encoding tropinone reductase homolog isoform 2 (isoform 2 is encoded by transcript variant 2), protein MANPEGSSRGSRWSLKGTTALVTGGTRGIGHAVVEELAEFGATVYTCSRNEEELNACLKEWKEKGFSVSGLVCDASSPPHRENLIQQVASAFNGKLNILVNNVGTNVRKPTIEYTAEEYSKLMATNLDSTYHLCQLAYPLLKASGNGSIVSISSVASQTSVGSGAIYAATKAAIDQLTKYFACEWAKDNIRSNGVAPCCLRTNSLLVR, encoded by the exons ATGGCGAACCCTGAAGGCAGTAGCAGAGGCTCTAGATGGTCCCTTAAGGGAACCACTGCTCTCGTTACTGGAGGAACGCGTGGAATTGG GCACGCTGTGGTGGAGGAACTAGCGGAGTTTGGTGCCACAGTGTACACTTGTTCGAGGAATGAAGAAGAGCTGAATGCATGCTTGAAGGAGTGGAAAGAGAAGGGATTTTCGGTTTCTGGGTTGGTTTGTGATGCGTCTTCTCCACCCCATAGAGAGAACCTCATTCAACAAGTGGCCTCTGCTTTCAACGGCAAGCTCAACATACTT GTAAACAATGTTGGAACAAATGTGAGGAAGCCGACAATTGAGTATACAGCCGAAGAATATTCAAAATTGATGGCAACTAACTTGGACTCCACATACCATTTGTGCCAACTTGCATATCCTCTTCTTAAAGCATCTGGAAATGGAAGTATTGTGTCCATTTCCTCTGTTGCAAGTCAGACAAGCGTAGGTTCTGGAGCCATTTACGCAGCAACTAAAG CTGCTATTGATCAGCTTACCAAATATTTTGCTTGTGAATGGGCAAAAGACAATATAAGGAGCAACGGTGTTGCACCCTG tTGCTTGCGAACAAACAGCTTGTTAGTGAGATAA